The Streptomyces sp. NBC_00670 genome window below encodes:
- a CDS encoding LLM class flavin-dependent oxidoreductase, which translates to MQFGIFSVGDVTPDPTTGRTPTERERIKAMVAIALKAEEVGLDVFATGEHHNPPFVPSSPTTMLGYVAARTERLILSTSTTLITTNDPVKIAEDFAMLQHLADGRVDLMMGRGNTGPVYPWFGQDIRQGINLAVENYALLHRLWREDVVDWEGTFRTPLQGFTSTPRPLDGVPPFVWHGSIRSPEIAEQAAYYGDGFFHNNIFWPADHTKRMVELYRSRYAHYGHGSAEQAIVGLGGQVFMRRNSQDAVREFRPYFDNAPVYGHGPSLEDFTEQTPLTVGSPQQVIEKTLGFREYAGDYQRQLFLMDHAGLPLKTVLEQLDMLGEEVVPVLRKEFAARRAAGVPDAPNHAGLVAAAKDAGRDETVDGVSAV; encoded by the coding sequence ATGCAGTTCGGGATCTTCAGCGTCGGGGATGTCACGCCCGACCCGACCACGGGGCGCACGCCGACCGAGCGCGAGCGCATCAAGGCCATGGTCGCCATCGCGCTGAAGGCGGAGGAGGTCGGGCTCGACGTCTTCGCGACCGGCGAGCACCACAACCCGCCCTTCGTGCCCTCGTCGCCGACGACCATGCTCGGCTACGTCGCGGCCCGCACCGAGCGGCTGATCCTCTCCACCTCCACCACCCTGATCACCACCAACGACCCGGTGAAGATCGCCGAGGACTTCGCGATGCTCCAGCACCTGGCCGACGGCCGGGTGGACCTGATGATGGGGCGCGGCAACACCGGCCCGGTCTATCCCTGGTTCGGCCAGGACATACGCCAGGGCATCAACCTCGCGGTGGAGAACTACGCCCTCCTGCACCGGCTGTGGCGCGAGGACGTCGTCGACTGGGAGGGCACGTTCCGCACCCCCTTGCAGGGCTTCACCTCCACCCCGCGCCCGCTGGACGGCGTGCCGCCGTTCGTCTGGCACGGCTCCATCCGCTCCCCGGAGATCGCCGAGCAGGCCGCGTACTACGGCGACGGCTTCTTCCACAACAACATCTTCTGGCCCGCCGACCACACCAAGCGGATGGTCGAGCTGTACCGGAGCCGGTACGCCCACTACGGGCACGGGAGTGCCGAGCAGGCGATCGTGGGGCTGGGCGGTCAGGTGTTCATGCGGCGGAACTCCCAGGACGCGGTGCGGGAGTTCCGGCCGTACTTCGACAACGCGCCGGTGTACGGGCACGGACCGTCGCTGGAGGACTTCACCGAGCAGACGCCGCTGACCGTGGGCTCGCCGCAGCAGGTGATCGAGAAGACGCTGGGCTTCCGCGAGTACGCGGGCGACTACCAGCGTCAGCTGTTCCTCATGGACCACGCGGGGCTGCCGCTGAAGACGGTGCTCGAGCAGTTGGACATGCTCGGTGAGGAGGTCGTGCCGGTGCTGCGCAAGGAGTTCGCGGCGCGGCGGGCCGCCGGGGTGCCGGACGCGCCGAACCACGCGGGGCTGGTGGCGGCGGCCAAGGACGCGGGGCGGGACGAGACGGTGGACGGGGTGAGCGCGGTATGA
- a CDS encoding SDR family oxidoreductase, which produces MTSTASRIAVVTGASSGIGAATARQLAAAGYRVVLTARRKDRIEALAAELTAAGHSATAYALDVTDRAAVDEFATAFPTLGLLVNNAGGALGADPVATGDPEEWRRMYETNVLGTLHMTQAMLPALTASGDGTVVVVSSTAGHGTYEGGAGYVAAKHGEHVLAETLRLEIVGTPVRVIEVAPGMVKTDEFALTRFAGDETKAAKVYEGVAEPLTADDVADTITWAVTRPSHVNIDLLVVRPRAQASNTKVHRER; this is translated from the coding sequence ATGACCTCCACCGCCTCCCGCATCGCCGTCGTCACCGGCGCGAGCAGTGGGATCGGTGCCGCGACGGCCCGGCAGCTGGCCGCCGCCGGCTACCGCGTCGTCCTCACCGCCCGCCGCAAGGACCGCATCGAGGCGCTCGCCGCGGAACTGACCGCGGCCGGCCACTCCGCGACGGCGTACGCGCTGGACGTCACCGACCGCGCGGCGGTGGACGAGTTCGCCACCGCCTTCCCCACCCTCGGCCTCCTGGTCAACAACGCGGGCGGCGCCCTCGGCGCGGACCCGGTCGCCACCGGCGACCCCGAGGAGTGGCGCCGGATGTACGAGACGAACGTCCTCGGCACCCTGCACATGACCCAGGCCATGCTCCCCGCGCTCACCGCGAGCGGCGACGGCACGGTGGTCGTCGTCTCCTCCACGGCCGGCCACGGCACGTACGAGGGCGGCGCGGGCTACGTCGCCGCCAAGCACGGCGAGCACGTGCTCGCCGAGACGCTGCGCCTGGAGATCGTCGGCACCCCGGTCCGGGTGATCGAGGTCGCCCCCGGCATGGTGAAGACCGACGAGTTCGCCCTGACCCGCTTCGCGGGCGACGAGACGAAGGCCGCGAAGGTCTACGAGGGCGTCGCCGAACCCCTCACCGCCGACGACGTCGCCGACACGATCACCTGGGCCGTCACCCGCCCCTCCCACGTCAACATCGACCTCCTCGTCGTCCGCCCCCGCGCCCAGGCCTCCAACACGAAGGTCCACCGAGAGCGGTGA